CTACAGAACCAGCATCGGATGTCCTTTCGGGGGAGCGACTACCGTCTTGCGAGACAGTAACATTTATCTTTACACTGGAGACGTCTTGTTTCTCACTCTCTTCAGGCAGATCATCAATGATGACACTCGCCATTTGGGAACTGATTTCTTCTTCCTGGGTATGATAAGTAGGTAGAAGTGGTGAGTGCCGAGGCTGTGGTTTATTCAGTTCAGggcatttcttcttcatttgagaagggaagaggggTTCTGTCAGCCAAGTCCCCTCATTTCCAACTCTTTGTCTTCCTGCTAAGAGCTCTGTATTTTGAGACTCTAATTCCACAAGGAACTGAGCTTTCTGAACCCTTTGTTGAATATAGTGGGATTCTTCAATCACATCAAGCTCTTCTTTAACAGACAGATCACGTGTGTACATCAAGTCATGGTCTGAGATTCCAGCTATCCCCAAAGAGTGCAGGTAGGCAATATGTTCATCCAGTATCTTATCAGATCTCCTCTGGGCAGCATGCAAAGATTGAAGCTGCAGCTGGGTTGCAGAGTGCTGAAAGTCCTCAATGGTGAAGAGCTCTCTTAATTCTTGTTTCGTAAAATACCGGAAAGGGTTCTTCTTGTCGCCAGTAGTTTGCCTTATTAGTGAGTCCTTGAAAACCTGtcttctgtatattttttcctctacaGTTCCACAAGTAATCAGTCTATAAACTACAACATTTTCCTTTTGGCCAATTCGGTAGACTCTGTCCACAGCTTGAGCGTCAGTTGCAGGATTCCAGCTCGGGTCAAAAATGACCACTCTGGTTGCTGCAGTCAGTGTTAAGCCAACACCACCTACCTGAGTGGTAAGCAGAAAAACAGAGTACTCTCTATTTTGCTGGAAtaagttaattcttttttctcgTTCCACAAGATGAGTAACTGTCCCATCGATTCGCAGTATCTTAAAGTGCCGATTCTTTAGGAGGTGTTCGATGATGTTCAGAATTTGTCTTGACTGGGAAAACACCAGAGTTTGATGCCCTTCATCTCGCAGTCGCTTCAGCAGCTCTATCAGAAATATCATTTTTCCAGATTCTTCCATCAGTGTATCATCAGTTATCTGATCAATGTGGCCCACATCTGAGgaatcttccccttcatttttacCTTGAACAGAGAATTGCACAGACCCTAAATTCAACAAATGACAAGCCCGTGCAGAGAGCAGCCTAGGATGATCACACAGCTTCTTTAAGACACCTAGCTCAGCCAGAGGTGAGCGTGTCTCCATTAATAGCTCCTTGATATGATCTAGAGACACAAATTTCCTGTATATTTCTTCTTGTAAAGGCATGAGACGTATCCAAATAATTAAGTCATTTTTCCTGGAAAGAGAAGGCATTTCACAAATGGCACCAACATCTAGATTCTCTGCACTAAGTCCGACCTCTGGAGTgcttgactttttcttttgtaCCTCTTCTTTAGTCCTCCTGAGAAAATAGGGTTTTATGATTGCCATCaagttttcagatattttaaatcCTAAGGCTTTTTCCCCCGGGGTAGCATCCTTCTCTCGTGCTCTTGTAATAGGATTTTCATACTCcatcttaaaagtttttaatgtTCCTAGCAGGGACCCTTGGCAAGCAAAATCAAACAGGGACCACAGTTCTTGTAAATTATTCTGGATTGGGGTTCCTGTGAGGAGGATGCGATTCCTGGCAGGGACAGCGCGAGCACATATCGCTGACTTAGTGgatgaggtttttattttatgtgcTTCGTCAAGGATGACATAGTCCCACACAAACTCTTGGCCATTCAAGCTTGAAAGCTGCTGCCAATTATTGATTAACATTTGGTATGTGGTGATAATGACACCATTCCTTTGCTGAATCCGACTGAGGTTTCTGGTACGTTCATCCTTACTCGGACCGTGAAAGGTTTTCACTCTCATTCCTGGAGTCCACTTAACAAACTCTTTTATCCACGTGCTAATGAGATTGGTTGGCATGATGAGCAGCACGTGATTCACAAGTGTGGCATCAAACATACCAGAGAGGAAAGCAATGATTTGAACAGTCTTCCCTAATCCCATATCATCTGCTAAGATGCCTCCTTTTCTTCCATCCCTATATAGGCTATAGAGGAAAGCTACACCTTCCTTCTGGTGCTCAAACAGTTGGTTGTGCAGTTCTCGATAAAGCAGCAGGCCAGAGTTGCACACATCTATGAATTCATCATCTCCATGTTCTGCCAACTCCTCCAAGGCTTCCTGTATTTTTTGGATTCTGCTCATCACCTTTTCATTGGGGAAAATGTCCTTTGCCAAATTGAAAAGTTTAAAAGCTTCTTCCAGATCCCCATTCTTAGTTGCTTCTTTGGCCTCTTTCAcatatctgtttaaaaaaagtaaataaaagatatagatatagatatagatatagatatagatatagatatagggagagagagattagagaggaaggaaacagaatgaACATTCAATCTAAGAATGTTAGGGTCCATTTTGGAATCGGAACTGCAGTTGGGCTTTTAATATCCTCAATTCAGGATGGGAAAGATTAGCACAGAAGATGCCAACGAAAGCTGACATCACTTAAGACACACACCCACCAGACACTGCCAGCAACAACTTCAGGCACTGCTTGTGAGAAATGTATGTGCAAAGGTTATTGGTTCCAtggtatttaagaaaaaatgccACCCATAATAAGTGTGGAGTGATGTTTTCTTGTAAAATCAAGCAGCCAACCCAAATCATAGGAGTATGAAACAGGAAAGATACATGGGCACTCATTTCTCTGTC
This region of Meles meles chromosome X, mMelMel3.1 paternal haplotype, whole genome shotgun sequence genomic DNA includes:
- the ERCC6L gene encoding DNA excision repair protein ERCC-6-like, giving the protein MEASGQFVEAAALSPQQAALYQRYVKEAKEATKNGDLEEAFKLFNLAKDIFPNEKVMSRIQKIQEALEELAEHGDDEFIDVCNSGLLLYRELHNQLFEHQKEGVAFLYSLYRDGRKGGILADDMGLGKTVQIIAFLSGMFDATLVNHVLLIMPTNLISTWIKEFVKWTPGMRVKTFHGPSKDERTRNLSRIQQRNGVIITTYQMLINNWQQLSSLNGQEFVWDYVILDEAHKIKTSSTKSAICARAVPARNRILLTGTPIQNNLQELWSLFDFACQGSLLGTLKTFKMEYENPITRAREKDATPGEKALGFKISENLMAIIKPYFLRRTKEEVQKKKSSTPEVGLSAENLDVGAICEMPSLSRKNDLIIWIRLMPLQEEIYRKFVSLDHIKELLMETRSPLAELGVLKKLCDHPRLLSARACHLLNLGSVQFSVQGKNEGEDSSDVGHIDQITDDTLMEESGKMIFLIELLKRLRDEGHQTLVFSQSRQILNIIEHLLKNRHFKILRIDGTVTHLVEREKRINLFQQNREYSVFLLTTQVGGVGLTLTAATRVVIFDPSWNPATDAQAVDRVYRIGQKENVVVYRLITCGTVEEKIYRRQVFKDSLIRQTTGDKKNPFRYFTKQELRELFTIEDFQHSATQLQLQSLHAAQRRSDKILDEHIAYLHSLGIAGISDHDLMYTRDLSVKEELDVIEESHYIQQRVQKAQFLVELESQNTELLAGRQRVGNEGTWLTEPLFPSQMKKKCPELNKPQPRHSPLLPTYHTQEEEISSQMASVIIDDLPEESEKQDVSSVKINVTVSQDGSRSPERTSDAGSVATLPEGCGSVDEIWTNSLGMVLQTEALREGPTQGMLLENPLGDFNSLQSKAVGADLGPDPEQPNAAETLPHCNPWPVSPMTLESQNTEPNASVIRRADGDVSASHSALQDTQANVAKLEEEHVASSSQYACDFNLFLEDSADSRQNLSRQSSQHAEDEKSLCGSAAHSQAELEWDKAHLSVDLLKTDDEPEEVVGNVRGRRKARRIISDGEDEDDTFKNTSSTDALTTSPFLFLPMKQFNASTPKSDISPSGRFFSLNIPDSVSKSIHPRRSLASRRSLVNVVLDHVEDMEEEPDCSSGAEAASDDSKEGAEESSGEASESTEGPPGETLPSENKSSRLSSPPGDPEPLSSRQLLDSPRMEAAEAGTDYETLVIRGKELKERGQIQEALNCFVKALDIKSADLEVMLMTLSLYKQLNKT